A single Arthrobacter sp. ERGS1:01 DNA region contains:
- a CDS encoding exodeoxyribonuclease III, whose amino-acid sequence MLIATWNVNSLRARADRVEDWLRRTDADVLAIQETKCKDENFPWELFENNGYEVAHFGFSQWNGVAIASRVGLEDVERTFVGQPAFGKGGKDPVQEARAIGATCNGVRIWSLYVPNGRALDDEHMPYKLQWLDELKNQATGWLAEDPNAQIALMGDWNIAPQDDDVWDIDYFRSEGLTHVSAPERAAFAAFETAGFADVVRPLHPGPGVYTYWDYTQLRFPKKEGMRIDFVMASPALAARVSDARIDREERKGKGASDHAPVIVELG is encoded by the coding sequence GTGCTGATTGCTACCTGGAATGTGAACTCGCTCCGTGCCCGCGCCGACCGTGTGGAGGACTGGCTGCGCCGTACCGACGCCGACGTCCTGGCCATTCAAGAAACCAAGTGCAAGGACGAGAACTTCCCGTGGGAGCTCTTTGAGAATAACGGCTACGAGGTGGCCCACTTTGGCTTTAGCCAGTGGAACGGCGTCGCGATTGCCTCACGGGTGGGGTTGGAGGACGTGGAGCGGACCTTCGTGGGCCAGCCCGCGTTTGGCAAGGGCGGCAAGGATCCCGTCCAGGAGGCCCGCGCCATTGGCGCCACCTGCAACGGGGTGCGCATTTGGAGCCTGTACGTGCCCAACGGCCGCGCCCTGGACGACGAGCACATGCCGTACAAGCTGCAGTGGCTCGACGAGCTCAAGAACCAGGCCACGGGCTGGCTGGCCGAGGATCCCAACGCCCAGATCGCACTCATGGGCGATTGGAACATTGCCCCCCAGGACGACGACGTCTGGGACATCGACTACTTCCGCAGCGAGGGCCTGACCCATGTCAGCGCCCCCGAGCGGGCCGCCTTCGCCGCGTTTGAAACGGCCGGATTTGCCGACGTCGTCCGCCCCCTGCACCCGGGCCCCGGCGTCTACACCTACTGGGACTACACGCAGCTGCGCTTCCCGAAGAAGGAAGGCATGCGCATTGACTTCGTAATGGCCTCCCCGGCCCTGGCCGCCCGCGTCAGCGACGCCCGGATTGACCGCGAGGAGCGCAAGGGCAAGGGCGCCTCGGACCACGCCCCCGTCATTGTGGAGCTGGGCTAG
- the nadE gene encoding ammonia-dependent NAD(+) synthetase: protein MREIQAQIIAELGVEPRIDPAAEVTRRVQFLKDYLRATGTRGFVLGISGGIDSTLAGRLAQLAVEELAAEGVEANFIAVRLPYGVQHDEDDAQAALEFINAKTNRTFNIAPAVDGFEGEFAKTNDHDVTDFNKGNIKARSRMIAQYALAGHDNLLVIGTDHAAESVTGFFTKFGDGGADILPLFTLNKRQNRALLKELGASEALYSKVPTADLLDGTPGRTDEDELGISYETIDDYLEGKDVPEAAAEAIERRFRQSRHKRTVPVSLLDNWWR from the coding sequence ATGCGAGAAATCCAGGCACAGATCATTGCAGAGCTCGGCGTCGAACCCCGGATCGACCCGGCCGCGGAAGTCACCCGGCGCGTGCAGTTCCTCAAGGACTACCTCCGGGCCACCGGCACCAGGGGCTTTGTCCTGGGCATCAGCGGCGGCATCGATTCCACACTGGCGGGCAGGCTGGCGCAGCTTGCCGTCGAGGAGCTTGCGGCAGAAGGCGTTGAGGCGAACTTCATCGCCGTCCGCCTCCCCTACGGCGTCCAGCACGATGAGGACGACGCCCAGGCAGCCCTGGAATTCATCAACGCCAAGACGAACCGGACGTTCAACATTGCCCCCGCGGTGGACGGCTTCGAGGGCGAATTCGCGAAAACCAACGACCACGACGTCACGGACTTCAACAAGGGCAACATCAAGGCCCGCTCACGCATGATCGCCCAATACGCGCTGGCCGGCCACGACAACCTGCTGGTGATCGGCACCGACCACGCCGCCGAATCAGTCACGGGGTTCTTCACCAAGTTTGGCGACGGCGGAGCCGACATCCTGCCGCTGTTCACCCTGAACAAGCGCCAAAACCGTGCGCTGCTCAAGGAACTTGGCGCCTCCGAGGCCCTCTACAGCAAGGTGCCCACGGCTGATCTCCTGGATGGCACGCCCGGCCGCACCGACGAGGACGAACTCGGCATCAGTTACGAAACCATCGACGACTACCTGGAGGGCAAGGACGTCCCCGAGGCGGCGGCTGAGGCCATCGAACGCCGTTTCCGCCAGTCCCGGCACAAGCGCACCGTCCCCGTTTCACTGCTTGACAACTGGTGGCGGTAA
- a CDS encoding cytochrome c biogenesis protein DipZ has translation MYISLILIGVLGGLITGISPCILPVLPVIFFSGGAQSARGNEKAADRAEPGASGAPAQGGGAGVAVKDKPEATTTGASRWRPYLVILGLVLSFSVFTLAGSFILALLGLPQDVLRYAGIVVLVLIGVGLIVPRIEELLEKPFSWIPQRRVGTEGNGILLGIALGAVYVPCAGPVLAAITVAGSTGRIGFNTVVLTLSFAVGAAIPLLIFALAGRRVAERVKTFRRHQRAIRIGGGVLMVALAVGLFFNLPAALQRLVPDYTGSLQSQLAQNQDVKQALNLTGLVNDQNKDLSLCSNNAQTLESCGTAPDIQGIQQWFNTPGNQPIDLKSLHGKVVLVDFWAYSCINCQRAVPHIVALNKAYAADGLVVIGIHSPEYAFEKDVNNVKAGAASLGITYPVAIDNKLSTWTNYRNQYWPAHYLIDASGTVRNIQFGEGNDQQTESMIRQLLLAANPNVQLPAPVQSADTAATANLTPETRLGWSLESNFGGSQKYEPITTGFTFPASQPANTFALNGTFKLQPDFISATGNNSTIRLNFHAKVVEMVLSGKGEVNYTVNGVAKKINVTGVPNAYTLLTSANPVSGNLDVTLPPGVDAYSFTFG, from the coding sequence GTGTACATCTCACTCATCTTGATCGGGGTACTGGGCGGGCTCATCACGGGAATTTCCCCGTGCATCCTGCCCGTCTTGCCGGTGATCTTCTTTTCCGGCGGAGCGCAGAGCGCCCGCGGCAACGAGAAAGCCGCGGACCGAGCGGAGCCGGGTGCTTCCGGTGCGCCGGCGCAAGGGGGAGGGGCCGGCGTCGCGGTTAAGGACAAGCCGGAGGCGACGACGACGGGCGCCTCCCGGTGGCGGCCGTACCTGGTGATCCTGGGTCTGGTGCTGAGCTTCAGCGTATTCACGCTGGCGGGTTCCTTCATCCTTGCGCTGCTGGGCTTGCCGCAGGATGTGCTGCGCTATGCGGGCATCGTGGTGCTGGTCCTGATCGGCGTGGGCTTGATCGTCCCCCGGATCGAGGAGCTGTTGGAGAAGCCGTTCTCCTGGATCCCGCAACGGCGCGTGGGCACCGAGGGCAACGGCATCTTGCTGGGCATCGCACTTGGCGCGGTCTACGTGCCCTGCGCCGGGCCGGTGCTCGCGGCCATCACGGTTGCCGGTTCCACCGGACGCATTGGATTCAACACCGTTGTCCTGACGCTCTCCTTTGCCGTGGGTGCCGCAATTCCGCTGCTGATCTTTGCGCTGGCGGGCCGGCGCGTGGCCGAGCGGGTCAAGACGTTCCGCCGCCACCAGCGGGCCATCCGGATCGGCGGCGGTGTTTTGATGGTCGCCCTGGCCGTAGGCCTGTTCTTCAACCTGCCGGCCGCCCTGCAGCGGCTGGTCCCCGACTACACGGGTTCCCTACAAAGCCAGCTGGCGCAGAACCAGGACGTCAAGCAGGCACTGAACCTGACAGGCCTCGTCAACGACCAGAACAAGGACCTGAGCCTGTGCAGCAACAACGCCCAGACGCTTGAAAGCTGCGGAACGGCGCCGGACATCCAAGGAATCCAGCAATGGTTCAACACCCCGGGCAACCAGCCGATCGACCTGAAGTCGCTGCACGGCAAGGTGGTCCTGGTGGACTTCTGGGCCTACTCCTGCATCAACTGCCAGCGCGCGGTTCCGCACATCGTGGCGCTCAACAAGGCCTACGCCGCCGACGGCCTGGTGGTGATCGGGATCCACTCACCCGAATACGCCTTTGAAAAGGACGTCAACAACGTCAAGGCAGGCGCCGCGTCGCTGGGCATCACCTACCCCGTGGCCATCGACAACAAGCTGTCCACCTGGACCAACTACCGCAACCAATACTGGCCGGCGCACTACCTTATTGATGCCTCCGGCACCGTCCGGAACATCCAGTTCGGCGAAGGCAACGACCAGCAGACAGAGTCCATGATTCGCCAACTGTTGCTTGCGGCCAACCCCAATGTGCAGCTGCCCGCACCCGTGCAGTCCGCCGACACGGCCGCCACGGCGAACCTCACGCCTGAGACGCGCCTGGGCTGGAGTCTCGAGAGCAACTTTGGCGGATCCCAGAAGTATGAACCCATCACCACCGGCTTCACGTTCCCGGCCAGCCAGCCCGCGAACACGTTTGCACTGAACGGCACCTTCAAGCTCCAGCCCGACTTTATTTCCGCCACGGGGAACAACTCCACCATCCGGTTGAACTTCCACGCCAAAGTGGTCGAAATGGTGCTCTCCGGCAAGGGCGAGGTCAACTACACGGTCAACGGCGTGGCCAAGAAGATCAACGTGACGGGCGTACCCAACGCCTACACGCTTTTGACGTCGGCCAATCCCGTCTCCGGGAACCTGGACGTCACGTTGCCGCCGGGCGTCGACGCCTACTCCTTCACCTTCGGATAA
- a CDS encoding response regulator — MIKTLVVDDDFRVARIHAARVAKVDGFECVGEVYSAAAAREAIARLSPDLLLLDVHLPDEDGLSLLRSLQAAGTEIDCIIITAARDLATVRSAMSSGAVYYLVKPFSFDQLRTQLEAYQRWRQALDSAPSASQAVVDSLYSTRSAAVRQPAPAPRLQPTMQKVLDAVRTAGGPIGAAEIASSLGVSRPTAQRYLGALERKGLVVLDLSYGATGRPQNSYTIA, encoded by the coding sequence GTGATCAAGACATTGGTGGTCGACGATGACTTCCGAGTGGCCCGCATCCATGCGGCACGGGTGGCCAAGGTGGACGGTTTTGAATGCGTTGGCGAGGTTTACAGTGCCGCCGCCGCACGGGAGGCGATCGCCCGGCTGTCCCCCGACCTGCTCCTGCTGGACGTGCACCTGCCCGACGAGGACGGGCTGTCGCTGCTGCGATCCCTGCAGGCGGCCGGCACCGAGATTGACTGCATCATCATTACTGCGGCGCGCGACCTCGCCACGGTCAGGTCGGCCATGAGCAGCGGCGCCGTGTACTACCTGGTCAAGCCGTTCAGCTTTGACCAGCTGCGCACCCAGTTGGAGGCCTACCAGCGGTGGCGGCAGGCGCTGGATTCGGCGCCGTCGGCCAGCCAGGCGGTGGTGGACAGCCTGTACAGCACCCGGTCCGCCGCGGTGCGCCAGCCGGCTCCGGCGCCGCGCCTGCAACCCACCATGCAAAAGGTGCTCGACGCCGTCCGGACCGCCGGCGGGCCCATTGGCGCGGCGGAGATCGCCTCCAGCCTCGGGGTCAGCCGGCCCACCGCCCAGCGCTACCTGGGGGCTTTGGAACGCAAGGGCCTGGTGGTCCTGGACCTCAGTTACGGCGCCACGGGCCGGCCGCAGAACTCCTACACCATCGCCTGA
- a CDS encoding ATP-binding protein has translation MPRNPAPVTRLAQLRARRGRHRSLTLTTQILLGILSLLVLAVVLGGFLFTMLSNQTLDRQYQLRALGIATTTAAMPQIREDLAAGDPRHLIEGLAAQVMAAAKPAYVVVTDRNGIRFSHPNPALVGKKLEEPVAVLDGQTHLGFDPGSLGRSANAKAPIFGADGSVIGQVSVGILDTKEQDEQLQNIWLITGFSALVLLLSVAGSLLLSRRIKRVTFNLEPAEIAFLLQEREALLHGIREAVVGLDDDGRVTVINEEARRLLQVEGTALGTPVTDLVPAGRLRDLLTGTLGGADQVALTQDALLVVNRMPVAIGGRSIGSVVTLRDRTEIEGLVRDLHSVQGLMEAMRALEHEYANRLHVVDGLLELGDVEQARTYVSQISAESRSLGEGLRSRIAPPELAALLLAKITVAGEQDVLIEVTDESRLEHPMVDQAELLTIVGNLLDNAVDALANTPRPRTVSVQLDDADGVFIAVRDNGPGVPADKIDAVVVDGYSTKDTRPGMRRGIGLALVRRIVHRAGGTLDVFPGPGGNFEVWLPGTADTSGTDMRDAQ, from the coding sequence ATGCCCCGGAATCCGGCTCCCGTGACCCGGCTCGCGCAGCTTCGCGCCCGGCGCGGCCGGCACCGTTCCCTGACCCTGACCACGCAGATCCTGCTGGGCATCCTGTCCCTGCTGGTGCTCGCCGTCGTCCTGGGCGGGTTCCTCTTCACCATGCTGAGCAACCAGACCCTGGACCGGCAGTACCAGCTGCGTGCGTTGGGCATCGCCACCACCACCGCAGCGATGCCGCAGATCCGTGAGGATCTGGCGGCCGGCGATCCGCGGCATCTCATCGAGGGTTTGGCGGCCCAGGTCATGGCGGCGGCCAAGCCCGCCTATGTGGTGGTGACGGACCGCAACGGCATCCGGTTCTCCCACCCCAACCCGGCGCTGGTGGGGAAGAAGCTGGAGGAGCCGGTGGCCGTTTTGGACGGGCAGACGCACCTTGGCTTCGACCCGGGGAGCCTGGGCCGTTCGGCCAATGCGAAGGCGCCGATCTTTGGTGCGGACGGCTCCGTGATCGGCCAGGTGTCGGTGGGCATCCTGGACACGAAGGAACAGGACGAGCAGCTCCAGAACATTTGGCTCATCACGGGGTTTTCGGCGCTGGTGCTGCTGCTGAGCGTGGCGGGCTCCCTGCTGCTCTCACGACGGATCAAGCGGGTCACCTTCAACCTCGAGCCGGCGGAGATCGCGTTCCTGCTCCAGGAGCGCGAGGCCCTGCTGCACGGCATCCGGGAGGCCGTGGTGGGCCTGGACGACGACGGCCGCGTCACGGTCATCAACGAGGAGGCCCGGCGCCTGCTCCAGGTGGAGGGCACGGCGCTGGGCACGCCCGTGACGGACCTTGTTCCGGCGGGCCGGCTGCGCGACCTGCTCACCGGAACCCTGGGCGGCGCCGACCAGGTGGCGCTGACCCAGGATGCGCTGCTGGTGGTCAACCGCATGCCCGTGGCCATCGGCGGCCGGAGCATCGGCTCGGTGGTGACGTTGCGCGACCGCACGGAAATCGAGGGGCTGGTGCGGGATCTGCACTCCGTCCAGGGGTTGATGGAGGCCATGCGCGCCCTGGAGCACGAGTACGCCAACCGGCTGCACGTGGTGGACGGGCTGCTGGAACTTGGCGACGTGGAGCAGGCCAGAACCTATGTGTCCCAAATTTCCGCTGAATCCCGCTCCCTGGGTGAGGGGCTGCGGTCCCGGATCGCCCCGCCCGAACTGGCTGCACTCTTGCTGGCCAAGATCACGGTGGCGGGCGAGCAGGACGTGCTGATCGAGGTCACGGACGAATCCCGCCTGGAACACCCCATGGTGGACCAGGCCGAACTGCTCACGATCGTCGGCAACCTGCTGGACAACGCCGTCGACGCCCTGGCCAACACACCCCGGCCGCGCACCGTGAGCGTGCAGCTTGACGACGCCGACGGCGTTTTCATTGCGGTGCGCGACAACGGACCCGGGGTGCCGGCCGACAAGATCGACGCCGTCGTCGTGGACGGTTACTCCACGAAGGACACCCGCCCGGGCATGCGCCGAGGAATTGGGCTGGCCCTGGTGCGGCGGATCGTGCACCGGGCCGGGGGCACTCTCGACGTGTTCCCGGGTCCGGGCGGTAACTTTGAGGTGTGGCTGCCGGGAACGGCGGACACGTCCGGAACAGACATGAGGGACGCGCAGTGA
- a CDS encoding ABC transporter ATP-binding protein, translating into MELRGLTKRYLTPKGETFTAINDVTLTVEPGQFCAIVGPTGCGKSTTLAQVSGLERPSAGSVGVGGQIVDGITNGVSYMFQADALFPWKTVLNNVLIGPVLLGTPKREATELAMDWLRRVGLAGFEDRYPHQLSGGMRKRVAMAAALINNPRILLMDEPFGALDVQTKAIMQNELLQLWEGLRPSVLFITHDLDEAVALADKVVIMTSSPGSVKDVFDIDLPRPRGDVQQIRHEERFLELQGQIWASLKDEVTRAYKQSAGAPS; encoded by the coding sequence ATCGAACTCCGCGGCCTGACCAAGCGCTATCTCACGCCAAAAGGCGAGACATTCACCGCCATCAACGACGTGACGCTCACGGTGGAGCCCGGCCAGTTTTGTGCGATCGTCGGGCCCACGGGCTGCGGCAAGTCAACCACGCTCGCCCAGGTGTCCGGGCTGGAACGGCCCAGTGCCGGATCGGTGGGCGTGGGCGGACAAATCGTCGACGGCATCACCAACGGCGTCAGCTACATGTTCCAGGCGGATGCCTTGTTCCCCTGGAAAACAGTCCTCAACAATGTGCTGATCGGGCCGGTGCTGCTCGGCACACCCAAGCGGGAGGCCACCGAACTGGCCATGGACTGGCTGCGGCGCGTGGGCCTGGCCGGCTTCGAGGACCGCTACCCGCACCAGCTCTCCGGCGGCATGCGCAAACGCGTCGCCATGGCTGCGGCACTCATCAACAACCCGCGGATCCTGCTCATGGACGAACCTTTCGGCGCCCTCGACGTGCAGACCAAGGCGATCATGCAAAACGAGCTGCTCCAGCTCTGGGAGGGCCTGCGCCCGTCCGTCCTGTTCATCACCCACGACCTCGACGAGGCCGTGGCGCTCGCCGACAAGGTGGTCATCATGACCAGCAGCCCGGGCTCCGTCAAGGACGTGTTCGACATCGACCTGCCCCGGCCCCGCGGCGACGTCCAGCAAATTCGGCACGAGGAACGCTTCCTGGAACTCCAGGGCCAGATCTGGGCATCCCTGAAGGACGAGGTCACCCGGGCCTACAAGCAGAGCGCAGGAGCACCGTCATGA
- a CDS encoding ABC transporter permease, with amino-acid sequence MTSITHHTIPVHEQAAALKVAARRTVSRRRAWIWAGRILLAVVVLGGWQWFTMAGWVDKFFFGQPTEVWNSLVKLFTDGTAFGTIWENLWITVQEALLGFLLGTLTGVVLGILLGSNKYLSEVVGPYIRIVNSIPRIVLGSIFIVAFGLGMGPKVLLAAVLVFFVVFFNAFQGVREVDQNLISNVRVLGASPLQVAMHVTIPSAMTWIIASLHTAFGFAIIGALVAEVLGAQHGIGLIISQAQGTFDPNTVFACMVIIAVITLGAEYLISLLEHSLLKWRPPSKSEAQAI; translated from the coding sequence ATGACCTCCATAACGCACCACACAATCCCCGTCCACGAACAAGCCGCCGCACTCAAGGTTGCGGCCCGGCGCACTGTTTCACGCCGCAGGGCGTGGATCTGGGCCGGACGGATCCTGCTCGCCGTCGTCGTGCTTGGCGGCTGGCAATGGTTCACCATGGCCGGCTGGGTGGACAAGTTCTTCTTTGGCCAGCCCACGGAGGTCTGGAACTCCCTGGTCAAGCTCTTCACGGACGGCACGGCCTTCGGCACCATCTGGGAAAACCTGTGGATTACGGTGCAGGAGGCGTTGTTGGGCTTCCTGCTCGGCACGCTTACCGGCGTCGTGCTTGGCATCCTGCTGGGCTCCAACAAGTACCTTTCGGAGGTCGTGGGCCCCTACATCCGGATCGTGAACTCGATCCCGAGGATTGTCCTTGGCTCGATCTTCATCGTCGCGTTCGGCCTGGGCATGGGCCCGAAGGTGCTCCTCGCCGCAGTCCTGGTGTTCTTCGTGGTCTTCTTCAACGCCTTCCAAGGCGTGCGGGAGGTGGATCAGAACCTGATCTCCAACGTTCGCGTCCTGGGCGCCTCGCCGCTGCAGGTGGCCATGCACGTGACCATCCCGTCGGCCATGACCTGGATCATTGCCAGCCTGCACACCGCCTTCGGCTTCGCCATCATCGGCGCGCTCGTCGCCGAGGTCCTCGGCGCCCAGCACGGCATCGGGTTGATCATCAGCCAGGCGCAAGGCACCTTCGACCCCAACACGGTGTTCGCATGCATGGTGATCATCGCCGTCATCACACTCGGCGCCGAATACCTCATCAGCCTGCTGGAGCACTCCCTGCTCAAGTGGCGGCCGCCGAGCAAGTCCGAGGCCCAGGCCATCTGA
- a CDS encoding ABC transporter substrate-binding protein, which produces MIKHKIYAVAATGAMALSLAACGGAAGSGSNAADPSLPTVKMMVGGIDKQIYLPYQLAQQLGFYKKYGVNVELSTEQNGGVGAEDAMASGQVDMAGAWYVHTVDFQSKGKDVINLVQLSGAPGERIMCGTDSGVHSASDFKGKTMGVTDLGSGTDELTQFVASKAGVTKKDYHTLAVGAGSTAIAAIQRKSADCVMTTQPTVGALESKKLGYTAVDLATSSGATKALGGDWPAAGVLANASWVKDHEDAAQKVVDALVATMHWINTHSATDIANALPSSYVQNSTISKAQYIAGLTTDKGQFLPDGIMPAGGPKVIFAMEKGNGVDTSKVTIAGTFTNKYALAANKLEGFTTTTVPAGADG; this is translated from the coding sequence ATGATCAAGCACAAGATCTACGCCGTCGCGGCCACCGGAGCAATGGCGCTCAGCCTCGCAGCCTGCGGCGGCGCCGCCGGAAGCGGCAGCAACGCGGCCGATCCCTCGCTGCCAACCGTCAAGATGATGGTGGGCGGCATCGACAAGCAGATTTACCTGCCCTACCAGCTCGCCCAGCAGTTGGGCTTCTACAAGAAGTACGGCGTCAACGTGGAACTTTCCACGGAACAAAACGGCGGCGTCGGTGCCGAGGACGCCATGGCGTCCGGGCAGGTCGACATGGCCGGCGCCTGGTACGTCCACACCGTCGACTTCCAGTCGAAGGGCAAGGACGTCATCAACCTGGTCCAGCTTTCCGGAGCCCCTGGGGAACGCATCATGTGCGGCACCGACAGCGGGGTCCACTCGGCCTCGGACTTCAAGGGCAAGACCATGGGCGTCACCGACCTCGGTTCAGGCACCGATGAGCTGACCCAGTTCGTCGCCTCCAAGGCCGGGGTCACCAAGAAGGATTACCACACGCTCGCCGTGGGTGCCGGATCCACGGCGATCGCCGCAATCCAGCGCAAGTCCGCGGACTGCGTCATGACCACGCAACCCACTGTCGGCGCGCTGGAAAGCAAGAAGCTCGGCTACACCGCAGTGGACCTGGCCACCTCGTCCGGCGCCACGAAGGCGCTGGGCGGCGATTGGCCCGCTGCCGGGGTCCTGGCCAACGCCAGTTGGGTCAAGGACCACGAGGACGCCGCCCAAAAGGTGGTGGACGCCCTGGTTGCGACCATGCACTGGATCAACACGCACTCGGCAACGGACATCGCCAACGCGCTGCCGTCGTCGTACGTGCAGAACAGCACCATCAGCAAGGCCCAATACATTGCCGGGCTGACCACGGACAAGGGACAGTTCCTGCCCGACGGGATCATGCCCGCCGGCGGACCCAAGGTCATCTTCGCCATGGAGAAGGGCAACGGGGTGGACACCTCCAAGGTCACCATCGCCGGCACGTTCACCAACAAGTACGCCCTGGCCGCCAACAAGCTGGAGGGATTCACCACCACCACGGTTCCCGCCGGCGCCGACGGCTGA
- the pyrE gene encoding orotate phosphoribosyltransferase has product MTQTLAADRARLLELIKELAVVRGKVILSSGKEADYYIDLRRITLHHEASRLAGRVMLAMLDDAGIEFETAGGLTMGADPVGTALMHAAADAGRAVDAFVVRKAQKSYGMGRQVEGPGVDGRDVVVLEDTSTTGGSALTAVEGVRKAGGNIKAVAVIVDRNTGAKERIEAEAGVPYLFVFGKDELGLE; this is encoded by the coding sequence ATGACCCAGACTCTTGCCGCTGACCGCGCCCGCCTGCTCGAACTCATCAAGGAACTGGCCGTGGTTCGCGGCAAGGTGATCCTCTCCTCCGGCAAGGAGGCCGATTACTACATCGACCTTCGCCGCATCACGCTCCACCACGAAGCCTCCCGCCTCGCCGGCCGCGTCATGCTGGCCATGCTCGACGACGCCGGCATCGAGTTTGAGACCGCCGGCGGCCTGACCATGGGTGCAGACCCCGTGGGCACCGCCCTCATGCACGCCGCAGCCGACGCCGGCCGCGCCGTCGACGCGTTCGTGGTCCGCAAGGCCCAAAAGTCCTACGGCATGGGCCGCCAGGTGGAAGGCCCCGGCGTTGACGGGCGCGACGTGGTGGTCCTCGAGGACACCTCCACCACCGGCGGCAGCGCACTGACCGCCGTCGAAGGCGTGCGAAAGGCCGGCGGCAACATCAAGGCCGTCGCCGTGATCGTGGACCGCAACACCGGCGCCAAGGAGCGCATCGAGGCCGAGGCCGGCGTTCCCTACCTGTTCGTCTTCGGCAAGGACGAGCTCGGCCTGGAATGA
- a CDS encoding SCO4226 family nickel-binding protein — protein MPEFMDVHNSMKGISADDLKAAHEADLAIQGEEGVVFKNAWADPVSGKVFCLSEGPSAEAVQRVHERAGHTADEIHEITTSV, from the coding sequence ATGCCCGAGTTCATGGACGTCCACAACAGTATGAAGGGCATTTCTGCCGACGATCTCAAGGCCGCCCACGAGGCCGACCTGGCCATCCAGGGAGAGGAAGGCGTGGTCTTCAAGAACGCCTGGGCCGATCCCGTCAGCGGAAAGGTCTTCTGCCTCTCGGAGGGTCCGTCCGCGGAGGCCGTGCAGCGCGTTCACGAACGCGCCGGCCACACCGCCGACGAAATCCACGAAATCACGACGTCGGTTTAG
- a CDS encoding thymidine kinase, giving the protein MAKLYFRFGAMNSGKSTGLLQVAFNYEERGQRVLLAKPGIDTKGAGEIVSRLGMTRNVDFLIQPEDDARAVFATHAAGDDPDALLEHMALPPVACLLVDEAQFLTPAQVDDLFRIAVLDGVPVIAYGIRTDFRTRAFPGAARLLEIAHALEELKTICRCGRKAVFNTRRVGSEIVFDGDQVAIDGEDVRYESLCGNCYLEASGGKLLS; this is encoded by the coding sequence TTGGCGAAGCTGTATTTCCGTTTCGGCGCCATGAATTCCGGCAAGTCGACAGGGCTTTTGCAGGTGGCGTTCAACTACGAGGAACGCGGGCAGCGGGTGCTGCTCGCCAAGCCGGGCATCGACACCAAGGGTGCCGGGGAGATCGTCTCCCGGCTCGGCATGACGCGCAACGTGGACTTCCTGATCCAGCCCGAGGATGACGCCCGGGCCGTCTTTGCCACGCACGCCGCGGGCGACGACCCCGACGCGCTGCTGGAGCACATGGCGCTGCCGCCCGTCGCCTGCCTGCTGGTGGACGAGGCCCAATTCCTCACGCCCGCCCAGGTCGATGACCTGTTCCGTATCGCCGTGCTCGACGGCGTCCCCGTCATCGCCTACGGCATCCGCACCGACTTCCGCACCCGCGCCTTCCCCGGGGCGGCCCGCCTGCTGGAAATCGCCCACGCCCTCGAGGAGTTGAAGACCATCTGCCGCTGCGGCCGCAAGGCGGTCTTCAACACCCGCCGCGTTGGTTCGGAAATCGTGTTCGACGGCGACCAGGTCGCGATCGACGGCGAGGACGTCCGCTACGAATCCCTGTGCGGCAACTGCTACCTGGAAGCCTCGGGCGGCAAGCTCTTGTCCTAG
- a CDS encoding helix-turn-helix domain-containing protein — MTTEISAPAAPATSELLTTVGNKVRAMRKEKGMTLADLSEITGLSPAIVSQIERGLANPSFTTLAQLAHGLDIPVGKFFIGQEASKSPVVRSSERKNLKGVTRESVGGAVHELLTPGVNGGIEAQWIMTPPGHDTSSTPFSHSGEEFCYIISGRKDVFLDGVRHTLGEGDSITYSSEIPHWYKNSYEEVCVAIWVNAPHAW, encoded by the coding sequence ATGACCACCGAGATTTCCGCTCCCGCCGCCCCGGCAACGAGTGAATTGCTGACCACCGTCGGCAACAAGGTTCGCGCCATGCGCAAGGAAAAGGGCATGACCCTCGCGGACCTCTCGGAAATCACCGGGCTCAGCCCGGCAATCGTGAGCCAGATCGAGCGCGGCCTGGCGAACCCTTCCTTCACCACCCTGGCGCAGCTGGCCCACGGCCTGGACATTCCTGTCGGCAAGTTCTTCATCGGCCAGGAAGCCTCCAAATCCCCGGTGGTTCGCAGCTCCGAGCGGAAAAACCTCAAGGGCGTCACCCGCGAATCCGTCGGCGGGGCAGTTCACGAACTGCTTACGCCGGGGGTCAACGGTGGCATCGAAGCCCAATGGATCATGACGCCGCCCGGCCATGACACCAGCTCGACTCCCTTCAGCCACAGCGGCGAGGAGTTTTGCTACATCATCTCCGGCCGGAAGGACGTCTTCCTGGACGGCGTCCGCCACACACTCGGCGAGGGTGACTCCATCACCTACTCCTCGGAGATTCCGCACTGGTACAAAAACAGCTACGAAGAGGTATGCGTAGCGATCTGGGTTAACGCACCGCACGCCTGGTAA